The Streptomyces sp. NBC_00286 nucleotide sequence GCCCCGCCCTGTCGCGCCGAGTCGTGCGCGATGATGCCCGGCAGGGTGTAGCGGGCGGCCACCCACGCGTTCACCGACGGCAGGGTGCGCGTGTTCACCGCGGTCACGAAGTCGTCCACCAGGAAGTGGTGGCTGCCCTCATGGCCGTTGTGCAGATGGTCGAACTCCCGCGGCAGCCGCGAGCGGTCGTGCACCGGAGCCGAACCGGAGGTGAAGGCGGCCCTGAGGTCCGGCGCGATGTGCTGGAGTGACGGATCGTCAGGAGACATGGTGGGCTTGGGCTCCAGCAGCTCGCTGATGTCCTTCACGCCCTTCTTGTCCTGCCACAAGGCCACCGTGGCGAGCTGCTCCATGCTGGCGTCCGTACCGAAGAACCGGAACCGCGACTCCCGGATGTGCGAGGGATAGCCCACCCGCCGGAACTCGTTCGTACGGAACGAACCGCCGCCCGCGACCTCGAACAGCGCGGTCGCGTTGGAGAAGTCGTTGCCGAACTGGCTGACCTCCTGGTCGAAGACCCCGTCACCGCGATCGTCCTTGACGCCGATCGCGGACACGCTCACCGCATGCGTCTGCCAGGCACCCAGCACCCCGCCCACCGAGTGCGTCGGGTACAGCAGCGGCGGATAGCTGGCGGTGGACTTCCAGTCCTCGCCGCCGCTGTACTGATAGGCCTCGTAGAACCCGAGGTCCATGTCGTGCACATAGTCGCCCTCGGCGTAGAAGAGCCGCCCGAAGGCGCCCTCGGCGATCTGGTTGCGGGCGTGCACGGTCGCTGGGTTGTACTGGCTGGTCTCGCCCATCATGTACGTCAGACCGGTGGCCCGTACGGCATCGATGATCGCCGCGATCTCCTCCGTACTGATCGCCATCGGCACCGCCGAGTACACGTGCTTGCCGGCGTTCAGCCCCTGTACCACCAGCGGGCCGTGCGTCCAGCGCTGGGTGAAGATCGCGACGGCGTCGACCGCCGGTGACTCCAGCATCGCCTCGTACGACGGGAAGGTGCCGGTCAGGCCTTCGGCCGCGGCGAGCTGCTCGGCCCGTTCGGGGAGCAGGTCGGTGATGTAGACGTCGCTTACGCCGGGGTGGGCGAGGAACAGCTTGGCGAACTGGCCCGAGAACTGTCCGGCACCGACGATGCCGAGGGAGAACGTCATGTAGGGGGTGCCCTTCACTGGTCGAGTTACTGGTCGAGAATGAGATTGATCTGGTCGTTGGTCTCGTCGAGGCTGCTCACCGGCTTGCCGTTGCCGTAGATGTCCTCCATGGCGGGCTCCATCAGCGCCTGCACGTCCGCCGCATAGCCGGTGATCGGGTAGGAGAAGGTGGTGAAGTCCTTCTTGTCGGCCACCGGCTCGGTGAACGCCGAGACGTCGATGCCCTTCTTCTCGTATGCCGCCACCGCGGCGTCCGTGCCGTCGGGCGTGGCCGGGAAGACGATGCCGTAACGGCCCACCGTCGTCTGGCACTCGTTCGACGCCAGGTACTTCACCCACTTCTTGGCGCCCGCCTTGTTGCGGGCGTTCTTGCTGATGGAGTCGGCGAGGCCGTTCATCATCGTGGCGCGCTTGCCGGTGGGACCCTCGGGCGTGAGGGCGGTGCGGATCTTCATGCCCTTGAAGCCGGCGTACGTCGAGATCATCCACGCCCCGTCCAGCGAGGACGCCGCCTTGCCCGCGGCCACCTGGACGTTGCCCTCGTTGGACTGGGAGTTCCAGTCGGACAGGGGTGCCATGTAGCCCTTCTTCGCCAGGCCGAAGTACCACTTGATGACCGACTGGAAGGTCTTGTCGTTGTACTGGTACTCGGTGCCCCACCGCTTCTTGTCGGTGTAGTCCCAGCCCGCGGAGGCGGCGAAGCTGCTCCACTGGGTCTGGCCGTCGGCGTAGCCACCGCCCTTGGACGCCAGGCCGTACACCTTGACGTTGTTCTTGTCGAAGCCGGGCTCGTCGCCCCGTTTGCCGTTCTTGTCGATCGTGAGGTGGGCGATGGCCTTCTCGAAGGTGCCGCCGTCCTTCGGGTTCCAGGACAGGGTGTTGAGCTGCTCGGCGCTGAGGCCGGCGTCCTGCGCCATCTTCTCGTTGTAGAAGAGGGCGACGGTGTCCCAGTCCTTCGGGGAGCCGTAGCGGTGGCCGTCCTGGCCGAGCCAGTTGGCGGCCAGACCCGGCTGGTAGTCGGAGTCGTTGATGCCGAGGTCGTCGAGCGGCTCCAGCACCTGCAGGTCGGCGAACTGGCCGAACTTCTGGATGTGGTCGGTGAAGACGTCGGGCTGGGTGCCCGCGATGAAGCTCGCGGTGAGCTTGGTCCAGTAGTCGTCCCAGCCCATCTGAGTGATCCGGACGTTCAGTCCGGGGTTCTGCTTCTCGAAGCCCTTGGCGCAGGCCTCGTAGGCGGGCAGCTGGTTGGCGTCCCACAGCCAGTACGTCACCGTGTTCTTCGCGGACGAGCCGGTGCCATCGCCCTGGGCACAACCGGTCGCCAGGGACAGTGCCAGGGCCCCGGCCAGCGCCCCGACCGTACGGAATCGAAATCGCATGACCATTCCCTCACTTGAGCCCGGTGAAGCTGATGGAGCTGACGATGCGGCGCGCGAAGAAGCCGAACAGCACGATCATCGGCAGGGCCGCGATGAGCGTCGCCGCCATGAGCCCCGACCAGTCGATGCCGGACTGCGGGGTCTGTGCCCGGAAGATGGCCAGCGCCACGGTCAGCACGCGCGAACTGTCGCTGTAGGAGACCATCAGCGGCCAGAAGTAGTCGTTCCACGAGGTGATGTACGTCAGCACGGCCAGCGTCATGACCGGCGTGGACGCCATCGGCAACAGCACCCGGAAGAAGATGCGCACCTTGCCGGCACCGTCGAGGAGCGCCGCTTCCTCGACCTCCTTGGGGATGTTCATGAAGAACTGGCGCAGGAAGAACACCGCGAACGGCGTCATGAACATCGTCGGCAGCGCGATGCCCAGCAGGTTGTCCACCAGGCCGAGTTCCTTGATGAGCACGAAGTTGGGCAGCAGCGTGAAGATGGTCGGCACCATCAACCCGGCCAGGAACAGGGCGAACACCGTGTCCCGGCCCCGCCAGCGCAGCCGGGCGAAGGCGTAGGCGGCCATCGCGGAGAAGAAGATCTGGCAGGCGGTGATCAGCGTCGAGACCAACACCGAGTTGAGCAGATAGCGCCAGAACTTCAGCCCGCCGCCCGCGCCGCCCTGCGCGACCGCCTCCTCGGCGGACTGCAGGCCGAGCGCCCGCTCGAAGCCGCCGAGGGTCAGGTCGACCGGCAGCGGATCGGCCGGCTGGGCGTTCAGCCCCGGGTTGGAGGAGAGGGCGGTGCGCAGGATCCAGTAGAACGGCACCAGGGTGATGAGCACGATCGCGATCATCACCGTCCAGGCCACGACCCGCCCGAAGGAGGGCCTGCGCCGTTCGGGCCGTACGGTCGTCGTCGTTTCTGCCACGGCAGCCATGTCGGCGTCTCCCTTCCGTCAGCCGAGATCGGTCTGGCCGGCCCGGGTGAGCCGGTACTGGAGGATGGTGATCGCGCTCAGTACAACGAGCAGGGCCACGGACATCGCCGAGGCGTAGCCGAACTGGAAGCGGCCGAAGGCGGAGTCGTAGATGTAGAGCTGGAGCACATTGGTGGCGTTGGCCGGTCCGCCGTCGGTCGTTACCGCGACCGTGTCGAACACCTGGAACGAACCGATCACCGTCATGATCAGCACGACCGCCAGCACCGGACGCAGCAGCGGCATCGTGATCCGCCAGAACATCCGCCACTCGCCGGCGCCGTCCACCTTGGCGGCCTCGTACATGTCGTTCGGGATGGCCATGAGCCCCGCGAACAGCAGCAGCGCGGTGTAGCCGACGTGCCGCCAGACGTTGATCATGGCGATCGTCGGGATCGCCCAGGTCTCGTCGGCCAGGAACGGGATGCGATCGGCGCCGAGCCCCGCGATGATCTCGTTTCCTATGCCGAGCTGGGTGTCCAGGATCCACAGCCAGACGATGCCCGCGACGACGTTCGACATCAGATACGGCGCGAGCACGATCCCGCGCAGCACCGACGACTGCGTCAGCCGCTGCAGCAGTACGGCGATGGCGAGCGCCGCCACCGTCTGCACGCCGATGTTGAGGACCACGTACTCGACGGTGACCCACAACGAGTTCCAGAAAATCGGGTCGTTGACCATCCGGACGTAGTTGTCCAGGCCCACCCACTCCGCCGGCGTCAGCAGGTTGAAGTCGGTGAAGCTCAGCCAGATGCCGCGCAGCGTGGGCCACAGCAGGAAGACCAGGAAGCCCAGCATGGCCGGGGCGATGAAGAGGGCCGCGAGGGCTCCGTCACCTCCGGGGCGGGACTTGGCCTTCTTGACGGGCGCCACCGCCTCGGCGGCGCCCAGAGGCAGTCGGGATGGTGGGCTGCTGGAGGCGACGGTCATCGGGGGACTCCCTGTCTGCGGCTCGTCCTCGGGCCTCACTTACTTTCGATGCGGAATAATCTGTACGTCAAGACTCGTGCATGCATCTTCTCGGGGCGCGGCTTCCGGCCTGCTGCTGGCTCTAACGTTTCCTTATTGCTTCCGTAGCAAAATAAAAAGTGGGAGGATGCGGTCATGACCACACTTGCCGCCAGTTGGCTGCCGCTCAGTCCCGGCGAGCGTGCCGTGGCCATCGAGGTACTCACCCACGGCCCGCTGTCGCGCAGCGAACTCGCGCGGCGGCTCGACCTCTCCGCGGGCAGCGTCACCCGGCTGACGAAGCCGCTCATCGAGTCGGGCCTGCTGGTCGAGGTCGCCGAGGGCGCCACGCTCGCCGAGGTGCGCCAGGGCCGCCCCTCCCAACCCCTGGACATCGTCGCCGAATCGCGCAGGTTCGTGGGCTTCAAGATCACGCAGGACATGGTGTACGGCGTCGTCACCACGCTCAGGAGCGACATCGTGGCCCGCCGCGACCGTCCGCTCGCCGGCCTCGACCCGGATGAAATCGTCGACGTACTACGGGAGTTGACGGACGAGTTCGCGCGCGACTTCCCAGGCCTCGCGGGGATCGGGATCGGCCTGGGCGGCCGTGCCCACGACCGGTCCGTCGTCGACGAGTCGGCCTTCCTCGACTGGCACGACGTGCCCCTGGGGCGACTCGTCGAAGAGCGCACCGGGCTGCCCGTCGTCGTCGAGAACGATGTGGCCGCGCTCGTCGAGGCCGAGAGCTGGTTCGGCGCAGGCCGGGGCCTCGAACGGTTCGCGGTCCTCACCATCGGCGCGGGCATCGGGTACGCCCTGGTGATCGGCGGCAAGCGCGTCGCGACCGCGGAGGACGGAGTGGGCTACGGCCGCTTCTGGATCGTGAACCCCAACGGCCCGCTCACCCCTGACGGCCAACGCGGCAGCGCTGTCTCCCTGTTGACGATCCCCAACATCCGCTACCAGGTCCAGGCCGCCACCGGCCAGGACCTGTCGTACGACGAGATCCTCACCCTCGCTGCCGCAGGTGACCCCATGCCCTCCCGCGTCATCGACGAGGCGGCCCGCGCCCTCGGCACCCTTGTCGCGCAGATCGCCAACTTCGCCATGCCCCAGAAGATCCTCCTCGCCGGCGAGGGTGTGGGCCTGGTCGATGTGGCGGCCCCGGTGATCGAGGAGACCATCCGCGCCAACCGCCACCCTCGGGCTGAGCCGGTCAACCTCGAGACCAAGGTGTCCGACTTCCACGACTGGGCACGCGGAGCGGCCGTACTGGCGATCCAGGTGCTGGTGCTCGGGGGCGTCGAAGCGTGAGGTCAGGGCACCGAAGCCGCTACTTGCGAGTAGCCGTGCTGACAGCGACCACTCACCTGGCCTTCACAGAGAGGCCCGTATGATTCACGCTATGTCCACCACTCCACATCGTGCTCCGAACGCCGGCGGGCGCTCGGCCGCCGAGGTCAACGAGGAGATCCGCGCCCTGTGGCTGCGGACCGGTGGCACGCTCAGCGGCGAGCAGCGGCAGGAGTACCAGCGGCTGGTGCTGGAGTGGGCCGCCGCCTACGAACGCGCCTCGCAGACCCCGCAGTCCGCCGAGCGCTCGTCGCACGCTCCGCAGTCCGCTGAGTGCTCTTCGCTCACCCCGGAGTCCGCGCGGTCCCACCCGCCCGCGGACTCGCGGGAAGCGGCTTGACCGGGCGGCCCGCCGCCTGTCTCCTCTCCGCCTCGTCACCCCGCTTCGTCATCCCTTCATCGCCCCCTGAAGCAGCCCCACGATGAAGCTGCGCTGGAAGATCACGAACAGGACCAGGATCGGCAGCATCACGATGATCGTGCCCGCCGCCAGTGTGGGGATGTCCGTGGTGTTCTGACCCACGAAGAAGCCGAGACCCGCCGGGGCGGTGTGCCGGGTGGTGTCCTGGATGAGGACCAGCACCAGCAGGAACTGCTTCCACGACCACATGAAGACGAGCAGACCGAGCGTCGTGAGGGACGGCCGGGCCAGCGGGAGCAGAATCCGCAGCAGGATCGTGGCCGGCGAGGCGCCGTCGATCCGGGCCGCCTCAACCAGCGACTGAGGCGTGGACTGGAAGTGCGTACGCATCCAGAACACGCTGAACGGGAGGAACAGCGCGATCTCCACCAGGATCACGCCCAGGAACGAGTTGGTCAGACCGAGGCCCCGAAGGTCGAAGTAGAGCGGGACCAC carries:
- a CDS encoding carbohydrate ABC transporter permease, coding for MTVASSSPPSRLPLGAAEAVAPVKKAKSRPGGDGALAALFIAPAMLGFLVFLLWPTLRGIWLSFTDFNLLTPAEWVGLDNYVRMVNDPIFWNSLWVTVEYVVLNIGVQTVAALAIAVLLQRLTQSSVLRGIVLAPYLMSNVVAGIVWLWILDTQLGIGNEIIAGLGADRIPFLADETWAIPTIAMINVWRHVGYTALLLFAGLMAIPNDMYEAAKVDGAGEWRMFWRITMPLLRPVLAVVLIMTVIGSFQVFDTVAVTTDGGPANATNVLQLYIYDSAFGRFQFGYASAMSVALLVVLSAITILQYRLTRAGQTDLG
- a CDS encoding ROK family transcriptional regulator encodes the protein MTTLAASWLPLSPGERAVAIEVLTHGPLSRSELARRLDLSAGSVTRLTKPLIESGLLVEVAEGATLAEVRQGRPSQPLDIVAESRRFVGFKITQDMVYGVVTTLRSDIVARRDRPLAGLDPDEIVDVLRELTDEFARDFPGLAGIGIGLGGRAHDRSVVDESAFLDWHDVPLGRLVEERTGLPVVVENDVAALVEAESWFGAGRGLERFAVLTIGAGIGYALVIGGKRVATAEDGVGYGRFWIVNPNGPLTPDGQRGSAVSLLTIPNIRYQVQAATGQDLSYDEILTLAAAGDPMPSRVIDEAARALGTLVAQIANFAMPQKILLAGEGVGLVDVAAPVIEETIRANRHPRAEPVNLETKVSDFHDWARGAAVLAIQVLVLGGVEA
- a CDS encoding ABC transporter substrate-binding protein encodes the protein MRFRFRTVGALAGALALSLATGCAQGDGTGSSAKNTVTYWLWDANQLPAYEACAKGFEKQNPGLNVRITQMGWDDYWTKLTASFIAGTQPDVFTDHIQKFGQFADLQVLEPLDDLGINDSDYQPGLAANWLGQDGHRYGSPKDWDTVALFYNEKMAQDAGLSAEQLNTLSWNPKDGGTFEKAIAHLTIDKNGKRGDEPGFDKNNVKVYGLASKGGGYADGQTQWSSFAASAGWDYTDKKRWGTEYQYNDKTFQSVIKWYFGLAKKGYMAPLSDWNSQSNEGNVQVAAGKAASSLDGAWMISTYAGFKGMKIRTALTPEGPTGKRATMMNGLADSISKNARNKAGAKKWVKYLASNECQTTVGRYGIVFPATPDGTDAAVAAYEKKGIDVSAFTEPVADKKDFTTFSYPITGYAADVQALMEPAMEDIYGNGKPVSSLDETNDQINLILDQ
- a CDS encoding carbohydrate ABC transporter permease, translating into MAAVAETTTTVRPERRRPSFGRVVAWTVMIAIVLITLVPFYWILRTALSSNPGLNAQPADPLPVDLTLGGFERALGLQSAEEAVAQGGAGGGLKFWRYLLNSVLVSTLITACQIFFSAMAAYAFARLRWRGRDTVFALFLAGLMVPTIFTLLPNFVLIKELGLVDNLLGIALPTMFMTPFAVFFLRQFFMNIPKEVEEAALLDGAGKVRIFFRVLLPMASTPVMTLAVLTYITSWNDYFWPLMVSYSDSSRVLTVALAIFRAQTPQSGIDWSGLMAATLIAALPMIVLFGFFARRIVSSISFTGLK
- a CDS encoding Gfo/Idh/MocA family protein, which translates into the protein MTFSLGIVGAGQFSGQFAKLFLAHPGVSDVYITDLLPERAEQLAAAEGLTGTFPSYEAMLESPAVDAVAIFTQRWTHGPLVVQGLNAGKHVYSAVPMAISTEEIAAIIDAVRATGLTYMMGETSQYNPATVHARNQIAEGAFGRLFYAEGDYVHDMDLGFYEAYQYSGGEDWKSTASYPPLLYPTHSVGGVLGAWQTHAVSVSAIGVKDDRGDGVFDQEVSQFGNDFSNATALFEVAGGGSFRTNEFRRVGYPSHIRESRFRFFGTDASMEQLATVALWQDKKGVKDISELLEPKPTMSPDDPSLQHIAPDLRAAFTSGSAPVHDRSRLPREFDHLHNGHEGSHHFLVDDFVTAVNTRTLPSVNAWVAARYTLPGIIAHDSARQGGARLEIPDFGDAPEV
- a CDS encoding carbohydrate ABC transporter permease, with the translated sequence MSGDVSTAPRSERWSGYALLTVMAIAVVLPFLSVFLASVQPAGTPVVGLTWPERWSWANYEQAWSVAGFSDLIRHSLIIAVGVVPASLVLATLAGYALGTMRLPGGNAVAAFFIAGLTIPVELIVVPLYFDLRGLGLTNSFLGVILVEIALFLPFSVFWMRTHFQSTPQSLVEAARIDGASPATILLRILLPLARPSLTTLGLLVFMWSWKQFLLVLVLIQDTTRHTAPAGLGFFVGQNTTDIPTLAAGTIIVMLPILVLFVIFQRSFIVGLLQGAMKG